Proteins encoded by one window of Pseudochaenichthys georgianus chromosome 9, fPseGeo1.2, whole genome shotgun sequence:
- the hsd17b3 gene encoding 17-beta-hydroxysteroid dehydrogenase type 3 isoform X1 yields MDLMELFFITLGAAVVVFYGVKLLLFSRMLFPKIWFPLSQSFFTSLGKWAVVTGASEGIGRAYAFALAEKGMNVVIMSRTKITLDQLAEEIVDNTGQRVKVIVTDFMKDNVFSEIEDQIRSLDIGVLVNNVGMLPSFIPCKFLETAQLDQTITTVINCNVKTMAKMCKIILPGMESSGKGLILNISSGVASIPFPLYTLYAASKVFVERFSQGLQAEYKDKGIIIQAVAPFGVSTRMTAYQQTNVMTLSPEEFVKSSLQYLRAGDKTHGSVCHIVLGWLLQSIPLKVFYAESMLRSLQGYVKRKAALKASICASTATYENVKNK; encoded by the exons ATGGATTTAATGGAATTGTTTTTCATCACTCTTGGTGCTGCAGTAGTTGTCTTCTATGGAGTAAAACTGCTGCTTTTCAGTAGGATGCTTTTCCCAAAAATATGGTTTCCACTATCACAGTCTTTTTTTACCTCTTTGGGAAAGTGGGCAG TGGTGACCGGTGCTTCAGAGGGAATAGGAAGAGCATATGCATTTGCA CTGGCTGAGAAAGGGATGAACGTGGTAATCATGAGCAGAACTAAAATAACACTGGACCAGTTGGCTGAAGAAATAG TTGATAACACAGGGCAGCGGGTGAAAGTCATTGTAACAGACTTCATGAAGGACAACGTCTTCAGTGAAATCGAGGATCAGATTAGGAGCCTCGACATTGGGGTTTTAG TCAATAATGTAGGAATGCTGCCCAGCTTCATCCCCTGCAAATTCCTTGAGACTGCACAGCTGGACCAG ACAATCACAACAGTGATAAACTGCAATGTGAAAACCATGGCAAAG ATGTGCAAAATAATCCTTCCAGGCATGGAGAGCAG CGGTAAGGGGCTCATTTTGAATATTTCGTCTGGAGTTGCCTCCATTCCTTTCCCCCTGTACACCCTGTATGCAGCATCTAAG GTGTTTGTGGAGAGATTCTCTCAAGGTCTTCAAGCAGAATACAAAGATAAAGGGATTATTATACAG GCAGTGGCTCCATTTGGGGTCTCCACTCGAATGACAGCATACCAACAAACCAACGTAATGACTCTGTCACCAGAAGAGTTTGTAAAAAGCTCCCTGCAGTACCTAAGAGCTGGAGACAAAACACACGGAAGTGTCTGTCACATAGTTCTG GGCTGGTTACTGCAGTCTATTCCTCTCAAAGTGTTCTATGCAGAGTCTATGCTACGCAGCCTGCAGGGCTATGTGAAGAGGAAAGCAGCACTGAAGGCATCCATCTGTGCATCAACTGCAACTTatgaaaatgttaaaaataaataa
- the hsd17b3 gene encoding 17-beta-hydroxysteroid dehydrogenase type 3 isoform X2 — protein MVVTGASEGIGRAYAFALAEKGMNVVIMSRTKITLDQLAEEIVDNTGQRVKVIVTDFMKDNVFSEIEDQIRSLDIGVLVNNVGMLPSFIPCKFLETAQLDQTITTVINCNVKTMAKMCKIILPGMESSGKGLILNISSGVASIPFPLYTLYAASKVFVERFSQGLQAEYKDKGIIIQAVAPFGVSTRMTAYQQTNVMTLSPEEFVKSSLQYLRAGDKTHGSVCHIVLGWLLQSIPLKVFYAESMLRSLQGYVKRKAALKASICASTATYENVKNK, from the exons TGGTGACCGGTGCTTCAGAGGGAATAGGAAGAGCATATGCATTTGCA CTGGCTGAGAAAGGGATGAACGTGGTAATCATGAGCAGAACTAAAATAACACTGGACCAGTTGGCTGAAGAAATAG TTGATAACACAGGGCAGCGGGTGAAAGTCATTGTAACAGACTTCATGAAGGACAACGTCTTCAGTGAAATCGAGGATCAGATTAGGAGCCTCGACATTGGGGTTTTAG TCAATAATGTAGGAATGCTGCCCAGCTTCATCCCCTGCAAATTCCTTGAGACTGCACAGCTGGACCAG ACAATCACAACAGTGATAAACTGCAATGTGAAAACCATGGCAAAG ATGTGCAAAATAATCCTTCCAGGCATGGAGAGCAG CGGTAAGGGGCTCATTTTGAATATTTCGTCTGGAGTTGCCTCCATTCCTTTCCCCCTGTACACCCTGTATGCAGCATCTAAG GTGTTTGTGGAGAGATTCTCTCAAGGTCTTCAAGCAGAATACAAAGATAAAGGGATTATTATACAG GCAGTGGCTCCATTTGGGGTCTCCACTCGAATGACAGCATACCAACAAACCAACGTAATGACTCTGTCACCAGAAGAGTTTGTAAAAAGCTCCCTGCAGTACCTAAGAGCTGGAGACAAAACACACGGAAGTGTCTGTCACATAGTTCTG GGCTGGTTACTGCAGTCTATTCCTCTCAAAGTGTTCTATGCAGAGTCTATGCTACGCAGCCTGCAGGGCTATGTGAAGAGGAAAGCAGCACTGAAGGCATCCATCTGTGCATCAACTGCAACTTatgaaaatgttaaaaataaataa
- the hsd17b3 gene encoding 17-beta-hydroxysteroid dehydrogenase type 3 isoform X3, with protein MNVVIMSRTKITLDQLAEEIVDNTGQRVKVIVTDFMKDNVFSEIEDQIRSLDIGVLVNNVGMLPSFIPCKFLETAQLDQTITTVINCNVKTMAKMCKIILPGMESSGKGLILNISSGVASIPFPLYTLYAASKVFVERFSQGLQAEYKDKGIIIQAVAPFGVSTRMTAYQQTNVMTLSPEEFVKSSLQYLRAGDKTHGSVCHIVLGWLLQSIPLKVFYAESMLRSLQGYVKRKAALKASICASTATYENVKNK; from the exons ATGAACGTGGTAATCATGAGCAGAACTAAAATAACACTGGACCAGTTGGCTGAAGAAATAG TTGATAACACAGGGCAGCGGGTGAAAGTCATTGTAACAGACTTCATGAAGGACAACGTCTTCAGTGAAATCGAGGATCAGATTAGGAGCCTCGACATTGGGGTTTTAG TCAATAATGTAGGAATGCTGCCCAGCTTCATCCCCTGCAAATTCCTTGAGACTGCACAGCTGGACCAG ACAATCACAACAGTGATAAACTGCAATGTGAAAACCATGGCAAAG ATGTGCAAAATAATCCTTCCAGGCATGGAGAGCAG CGGTAAGGGGCTCATTTTGAATATTTCGTCTGGAGTTGCCTCCATTCCTTTCCCCCTGTACACCCTGTATGCAGCATCTAAG GTGTTTGTGGAGAGATTCTCTCAAGGTCTTCAAGCAGAATACAAAGATAAAGGGATTATTATACAG GCAGTGGCTCCATTTGGGGTCTCCACTCGAATGACAGCATACCAACAAACCAACGTAATGACTCTGTCACCAGAAGAGTTTGTAAAAAGCTCCCTGCAGTACCTAAGAGCTGGAGACAAAACACACGGAAGTGTCTGTCACATAGTTCTG GGCTGGTTACTGCAGTCTATTCCTCTCAAAGTGTTCTATGCAGAGTCTATGCTACGCAGCCTGCAGGGCTATGTGAAGAGGAAAGCAGCACTGAAGGCATCCATCTGTGCATCAACTGCAACTTatgaaaatgttaaaaataaataa